A region from the Enterococcus faecium genome encodes:
- a CDS encoding ACT domain-containing protein has translation MKAILTVVGKDKVGIIAGVSQKLAELNINILDVSQTIMEDYFTMMMMLQMQPEADLEAIKQALSQVENTLGVKISIQNEEIFNAMHKL, from the coding sequence ATGAAAGCTATTTTAACGGTGGTCGGGAAGGACAAGGTTGGGATCATTGCCGGTGTCAGCCAGAAGTTGGCAGAATTGAATATCAATATTCTAGATGTATCTCAAACGATCATGGAAGATTATTTTACCATGATGATGATGTTGCAAATGCAACCAGAGGCTGATTTAGAAGCGATCAAGCAAGCATTGAGTCAAGTTGAAAACACGTTGGGCGTCAAAATCAGCATTCAAAATGAAGAGATCTTCAATGCGATGCATAAACTATAA
- a CDS encoding 2,3-bisphosphoglycerate-dependent phosphoglycerate mutase, translated as MDVVLMRHGESEANFENYWTGWLDVSLTEKGQEQARKAGEKIKNAQIEFDAAFTSVLKRASLTCQIILEESDQLWIPTFKTWRLNERHYGALVGKNKDEMAREFGADQVKRWRRDYYEMPPLVEENHFDRRYAQLADQDIPHGENLQMTVQRVAPLWQDEIAPLLGSGKNVLITGHGNSLRALVKYLEDVPEDQMDTIDIPNAQPIHYRFDKNLQIVNKSIL; from the coding sequence ATGGATGTAGTACTGATGCGGCACGGGGAAAGTGAAGCAAATTTTGAAAATTATTGGACGGGATGGCTGGATGTTTCTCTGACAGAAAAAGGACAGGAACAGGCTCGTAAGGCAGGGGAAAAAATCAAAAACGCGCAGATCGAGTTTGACGCTGCATTTACGTCAGTATTGAAGCGGGCATCATTGACTTGCCAGATCATCTTAGAAGAAAGCGATCAGTTATGGATACCGACATTTAAAACCTGGCGTCTGAACGAGCGGCATTATGGCGCTTTAGTAGGGAAAAATAAGGATGAAATGGCACGAGAATTCGGGGCAGATCAAGTCAAACGCTGGCGTCGAGATTATTATGAAATGCCTCCATTAGTAGAAGAAAACCATTTTGATCGCCGTTACGCACAATTGGCAGATCAAGACATTCCTCATGGAGAAAATCTGCAAATGACGGTCCAGCGGGTCGCGCCATTATGGCAAGATGAGATCGCGCCGCTGTTGGGTTCGGGTAAGAATGTTTTGATTACCGGACATGGCAACAGTCTGCGGGCACTGGTGAAATATTTGGAGGATGTACCGGAAGACCAAATGGATACCATTGATATTCCCAATGCGCAGCCGATCCACTACCGCTTTGATAAGAACTTGCAGATCGTCAATAAATCGATCCTCTAA
- a CDS encoding PTS sugar transporter subunit IIB: MNSHKALVACRAGVGSSLMLKIKVNEVVKENNFPLEVEHSSLDGVPGFQGDMIITLPDVANELIEKNLPQKIVGIANIVDKNEIKIKLEEAFIELEKQ, from the coding sequence ATGAATAGTCATAAAGCTTTAGTAGCTTGCCGTGCAGGAGTAGGATCAAGTTTGATGCTAAAGATCAAAGTCAATGAAGTTGTTAAAGAAAATAACTTTCCGTTAGAAGTAGAACATTCATCTTTAGATGGTGTGCCAGGTTTTCAAGGAGATATGATCATTACTTTGCCTGATGTAGCGAATGAATTAATAGAAAAAAATTTACCACAGAAGATTGTTGGCATTGCGAATATTGTGGATAAGAATGAAATTAAGATAAAACTTGAAGAAGCATTTATTGAGTTAGAAAAACAGTAG
- a CDS encoding PTS sugar transporter subunit IIA, with amino-acid sequence MLSKVIKDEYIQLDVQANNFEEAIRKALQPFLEADVVTEKYVETILKIYEETGPYIVITENIALPHATVESGAKDVAIGFMRLKTPVTSGHRTNDPVKYLFPLSAKNNQAHIELLSELANLLGNPDFLKFIKVVSSREEFKNYIEKAEGENKHE; translated from the coding sequence GTGTTAAGTAAAGTAATCAAAGATGAATATATTCAACTAGATGTTCAGGCAAATAACTTTGAAGAAGCAATAAGAAAAGCTTTGCAACCTTTCTTAGAAGCAGATGTAGTAACTGAAAAATATGTCGAAACAATTTTGAAGATTTACGAAGAGACCGGTCCATATATCGTTATTACTGAAAATATTGCTTTACCTCATGCAACGGTGGAAAGTGGAGCAAAAGATGTAGCTATTGGATTTATGCGATTGAAGACCCCAGTTACTTCAGGTCATCGCACCAATGATCCAGTTAAATATCTTTTTCCATTAAGCGCCAAGAATAACCAAGCGCATATTGAATTGCTATCAGAATTGGCAAATTTATTAGGAAATCCAGATTTTCTAAAATTTATCAAAGTCGTTTCATCTAGAGAAGAATTTAAAAACTATATTGAAAAAGCAGAAGGAGAGAATAAACATGAATAG
- a CDS encoding IS3 family transposase (programmed frameshift), with product MTRYEENFKQMIVELNQTGRSVRGLAKEYGLSEATIYKWKNLYLPDQSTGLTGKEVAELRKENARLNEELEILKKAGSHILSENLNSLVQFIEKWCKDYTVSLLCRLLEIPRSVYYFYKNKPLTATEIRNNKLKKKISTIFFTNKQRYGATKIHQVLLKEGISVSLKHVQKLMKQLNLRSIVVKKYRPQRSNKPIISKENLLNQDFSTETICEKWAADITYIPTKKNGWCYLSSIMDLHTKKIISYTFSKRMTVDCVIQTLNKAKIHYHIPEGMILHTDLGSQYTAREVEQWLKTNKTRHSYSRKGTPYDNAGIESFHASLKKEEVYTTSYSDFEEANRALFSYIEGFYNRNRIHSSIHYLTPQEFEELAKEKMA from the exons ATGACCCGATATGAAGAAAATTTTAAACAAATGATTGTTGAACTGAATCAAACTGGACGTTCTGTTCGAGGGTTAGCGAAAGAATATGGCTTATCTGAAGCAACGATTTACAAATGGAAGAATTTATATTTACCTGATCAGTCCACAGGACTGACTGGAAAAGAAGTAGCTGAACTGAGAAAAGAAAATGCTCGTTTAAATGAGGAACTTGAAATCTTAAAAAAAGCCG GCAGCCATATTCTCTCGGAAAACCTAAATTCGCTTGTTCAATTTATTGAAAAATGGTGTAAGGATTACACTGTTTCTTTGTTGTGTCGGTTATTAGAAATCCCTAGAAGTGTCTATTATTTTTATAAGAATAAACCGTTGACAGCTACAGAAATCAGAAATAATAAGTTGAAAAAGAAGATTTCAACAATTTTTTTTACGAATAAACAACGCTATGGTGCCACAAAGATCCATCAAGTTTTATTAAAAGAAGGGATTTCAGTATCTCTTAAACATGTCCAAAAGCTAATGAAACAATTAAATTTAAGGTCGATTGTAGTTAAAAAATATAGACCTCAAAGATCTAATAAACCGATCATTTCAAAAGAGAATCTCTTAAATCAGGACTTTTCTACTGAAACGATCTGTGAGAAATGGGCAGCTGACATTACGTACATTCCTACTAAGAAAAATGGTTGGTGTTACTTATCTTCAATCATGGATTTACACACGAAAAAAATTATTAGTTATACATTTTCAAAACGAATGACTGTGGATTGTGTCATCCAAACATTGAATAAAGCAAAAATACATTATCACATTCCAGAAGGAATGATTCTACACACTGACTTGGGCAGCCAATACACAGCAAGAGAAGTGGAACAATGGCTTAAAACCAACAAAACAAGGCATTCTTATAGTAGAAAAGGAACACCTTATGATAATGCTGGAATCGAATCTTTCCATGCCTCATTGAAAAAAGAAGAAGTCTACACGACTAGCTACTCAGATTTTGAAGAAGCAAATCGAGCGCTATTTAGCTACATTGAAGGATTTTATAACCGAAATCGAATCCATAGCTCGATTCACTATCTAACCCCACAGGAATTTGAAGAATTAGCAAAAGAAAAAATGGCTTAA
- the sstT gene encoding serine/threonine transporter SstT gives MSLVQRISCGIIVGIIVGIFLPSWTFITILGTVFVSCLKAIAPLLVFFLTAASIAKHKVGNETYVKPILFLYLGGTFLSALVAVVVSSIFTIPITLQEQVSEKAPQNIGSVLSTMLTNVTQNPIQAIIESNYLGVLFWAVLLGLALRSRTETTKEVVDQVSVALSHVVQLIIAFAPIGILGLVYQSISTTGLSGLAEYLQLVLVLVGTMLFVALVVYPLLTFLFIKENPYPLIFFCLKESAVPAFFTRSSAANIPINMMLAERLKLTKESYAISIPLGATINMGGAAVTITVMTLTTVQTLGIEASFASKLILSLLAAIAACGASGVAGGSLLLIPLACSLFGISNEIAMQVVGIGFIIGVIQDSVETALNSSSDLLFTAIGELSARKRNGEAISLKDSLSESN, from the coding sequence ATGTCTTTAGTTCAACGAATTAGTTGCGGTATCATAGTTGGTATTATAGTTGGTATTTTTTTACCCTCATGGACGTTTATCACCATATTGGGGACTGTATTTGTCAGTTGCTTAAAAGCCATTGCTCCTCTCTTGGTATTTTTTCTGACGGCAGCTTCGATTGCAAAACATAAAGTTGGGAATGAAACCTATGTCAAACCTATTTTATTTTTATACTTAGGTGGAACGTTCCTCTCTGCGTTAGTTGCAGTAGTCGTTAGTTCGATTTTTACGATCCCAATCACTTTGCAAGAACAGGTCTCTGAAAAGGCGCCACAAAATATCGGCAGTGTCTTATCTACGATGTTGACTAACGTGACACAAAACCCGATCCAAGCAATCATTGAATCAAATTATTTAGGCGTTTTGTTCTGGGCCGTCTTGTTAGGGCTGGCTTTGCGTAGTCGTACGGAAACAACTAAAGAAGTCGTGGATCAAGTTTCTGTAGCCTTGTCACACGTAGTGCAGCTGATCATTGCGTTTGCACCGATCGGTATCCTAGGATTAGTTTATCAATCGATCTCAACGACAGGGTTGTCTGGCTTAGCAGAATATCTTCAACTAGTTCTGGTATTAGTAGGAACCATGTTATTTGTCGCTTTAGTTGTTTATCCGCTTCTGACTTTTTTATTTATCAAAGAAAATCCCTATCCATTGATTTTCTTTTGCTTAAAAGAAAGTGCGGTTCCCGCCTTCTTTACACGTAGTTCAGCAGCCAACATTCCTATCAATATGATGTTAGCCGAACGATTGAAATTAACGAAGGAATCCTATGCGATCTCGATTCCGTTGGGAGCGACCATCAATATGGGGGGCGCTGCTGTAACGATTACCGTGATGACATTGACGACGGTACAAACATTAGGGATCGAAGCGTCCTTTGCTTCAAAATTGATCCTTAGTCTGTTGGCAGCCATTGCTGCTTGTGGAGCTTCAGGCGTTGCGGGAGGTTCGTTGCTATTGATTCCTTTGGCTTGCAGCTTGTTTGGTATTTCGAATGAGATTGCGATGCAAGTTGTAGGGATAGGATTTATTATCGGTGTGATCCAAGATTCGGTAGAAACAGCTTTGAACTCTTCTAGTGATCTGTTATTCACAGCGATTGGGGAATTAAGCGCGCGGAAACGTAACGGAGAAGCAATCTCCTTAAAAGATTCCTTAAGTGAATCAAACTGA
- a CDS encoding 5-methylcytosine restriction system specificity protein McrC, translated as MKLKPLHDNQEINDSVVQHPIITNLVNRDLSSLEKENFIIFPQQLNQSKDLSEDNLIFQSRNGKIWTCNVVGILSDSTDELRIHSRFANQMKHEDFFLRYMLQRVLNYNVINDHFSASKKMTYYDLLVFLFPYYLNEAMRKGIYKEYVKREYNNANIKGAVDVAKHIRSNVPFVGKVAYRTREFSYNNHLTQLIRHTIEKIQNEYDFLLSGDEDTKENVVLIKQTTPGYARLNQFNILQENILHPVKHSYYEEYSALQQICIQILSEEKSGFGSDKNQIHGIIIDVSWLWEEYIGKVTGWKHYGRDKGLATMHLFQEPNRSPRYPDFTFNNIPIDTKYKKHLDTRNDYNQLVTYIHIMNLDQADTMKGGFLQPTSDPLPANHGYKKIGILSGLGGEIFTYHFFIPQAASSYLEFVEQMREVEAALQTTFQ; from the coding sequence ATGAAGCTGAAACCTCTACACGATAATCAAGAAATCAATGACTCAGTTGTGCAACATCCAATCATTACGAACTTAGTTAATCGTGACTTAAGTAGTTTAGAGAAAGAAAATTTTATTATCTTTCCGCAACAGTTAAATCAATCCAAGGATCTAAGTGAAGATAACTTGATATTTCAATCAAGAAATGGAAAAATTTGGACTTGTAATGTCGTAGGTATCCTTAGCGATTCAACAGATGAATTAAGAATTCATTCTAGATTCGCTAATCAAATGAAGCATGAAGATTTCTTTTTACGTTATATGCTTCAGCGTGTTTTGAATTACAACGTGATTAATGATCATTTTAGTGCATCTAAAAAGATGACATACTACGATTTGTTGGTATTTCTCTTTCCTTATTATCTGAATGAAGCAATGCGTAAAGGGATATACAAAGAATATGTCAAACGAGAATACAATAATGCCAATATCAAGGGAGCTGTTGATGTTGCAAAACACATCCGTTCGAATGTTCCTTTCGTTGGAAAAGTTGCTTATCGAACACGAGAGTTTAGCTATAATAATCACCTAACCCAGCTTATTCGTCATACTATTGAAAAAATCCAAAATGAGTACGATTTCTTACTTAGTGGAGATGAGGATACGAAAGAAAACGTGGTTCTAATCAAACAAACAACACCTGGTTATGCTAGATTAAATCAATTTAATATCCTTCAAGAGAATATCCTTCATCCAGTCAAACATAGTTATTACGAGGAGTATTCGGCTCTTCAACAAATCTGTATCCAAATTTTATCGGAAGAAAAATCAGGATTTGGAAGTGATAAAAATCAAATACATGGAATCATTATCGATGTGTCTTGGCTATGGGAAGAATACATTGGGAAAGTCACTGGTTGGAAACATTATGGCAGAGATAAAGGGTTAGCAACAATGCATTTATTTCAAGAGCCCAACCGGTCCCCACGATATCCAGATTTTACATTTAATAATATACCAATTGATACAAAATACAAAAAACATCTTGATACTAGAAATGACTATAATCAGTTAGTCACATATATTCATATAATGAATTTAGACCAAGCAGATACAATGAAAGGCGGCTTTCTGCAACCTACTTCCGATCCCCTTCCTGCAAATCATGGGTATAAAAAAATAGGCATATTAAGCGGGCTAGGAGGAGAAATATTCACATATCATTTTTTCATTCCGCAAGCTGCGTCAAGTTATTTGGAATTTGTAGAACAGATGAGAGAGGTAGAAGCAGCACTACAAACTACTTTTCAATAA
- a CDS encoding McrB family protein, with product MNNNETKKTYELRITADEIKSTDPTFTMKNLSLGDNYQPKDAYFRTAEGEITRRNYGKNERKISNQTLPRLAIQMFEQSIVSLPESERATFPVCRYHSGDEIIRGIFPDVDSFKKKRKSIEFLIYKYNEDKQIVIYCWSIFSTLLFVQECLKRFGTSGDEFILVYKGKEKKEIRVGETQTMTNHLLKSYVSHLLKSKNLILRGAPGTGKTFLANEMAADVVSNGRTTQINELSEDEKSRIGFVQFHPSYDYTDFVEGLRPTTSDDGVVSFTLKDGSFKSFVEKAKKTKKVNGQDNFEEAWAKFFDAVTEASIEGEGYNKLKTLTGKPVRNLLAYERNEIQGVYPAKTNTYLNHDQIYNVYRGLPGTPKGGFDAYRKAIVKHLKEEFGLKNYTASTVDSTNNQNYVFIIDEINRGEISKIFGELFFSIDPGYRGHKEGVYTQYANLHENPEEKFYIPNNVYIIGTMNDIDRSVDTFDFAMRRRFTFLEIKAEDSAQNMLTQEKTKELMTRLNEAIVAKEKGGLSTDYQIGASYFLSIDNGEETMEQLWDTKLYPLLKDYFRGEHKAKEKLEILEKVYSNDGDLDEAETSTR from the coding sequence ATGAACAACAATGAAACAAAAAAAACATATGAACTAAGAATAACTGCTGATGAGATTAAATCAACAGACCCAACATTTACTATGAAGAATCTAAGCTTAGGGGATAATTATCAACCAAAAGATGCTTACTTCCGTACGGCAGAAGGCGAAATAACTAGAAGAAACTACGGTAAAAATGAACGGAAAATTTCAAATCAAACATTACCGCGATTAGCTATTCAAATGTTTGAACAATCGATTGTTTCTCTACCAGAAAGCGAAAGAGCAACATTTCCTGTGTGTCGATATCACTCAGGAGATGAGATAATACGAGGGATTTTTCCAGATGTTGACAGTTTCAAAAAAAAAAGGAAGTCCATTGAATTTTTGATTTATAAATATAATGAAGACAAGCAGATAGTCATCTATTGTTGGAGTATTTTTTCAACTTTATTATTTGTACAAGAATGTTTGAAACGTTTTGGAACATCTGGGGATGAATTTATTCTTGTTTATAAAGGGAAAGAGAAAAAGGAAATACGAGTAGGAGAGACTCAGACTATGACCAATCATTTGCTGAAATCATATGTTTCACATTTACTCAAATCTAAAAACCTTATTCTACGTGGCGCTCCTGGAACAGGGAAAACATTCCTTGCAAATGAAATGGCAGCTGATGTCGTTTCAAATGGCAGAACTACACAAATCAATGAATTGAGCGAAGATGAAAAGAGCCGAATTGGATTTGTCCAGTTTCATCCTAGCTATGATTATACTGATTTTGTCGAAGGTTTACGTCCAACTACATCCGATGATGGCGTTGTTAGTTTCACCTTGAAAGATGGAAGCTTTAAGAGCTTTGTTGAAAAAGCAAAGAAAACAAAGAAAGTAAATGGACAAGATAATTTTGAAGAAGCTTGGGCTAAATTTTTCGATGCGGTAACGGAAGCTAGTATAGAGGGAGAAGGCTACAATAAACTTAAAACATTGACAGGTAAACCAGTACGCAATCTTCTAGCCTATGAAAGAAATGAAATTCAAGGTGTTTATCCTGCTAAAACCAATACTTATCTAAACCATGACCAAATTTATAATGTCTATCGTGGATTGCCAGGTACGCCAAAAGGTGGATTTGATGCTTATCGAAAAGCGATTGTAAAACATTTAAAAGAAGAATTTGGCTTAAAAAACTACACGGCGTCAACGGTAGATTCTACGAATAACCAAAACTATGTGTTTATCATTGATGAAATTAATCGGGGCGAAATTTCCAAAATTTTTGGCGAATTATTTTTCTCAATTGATCCAGGATATCGTGGGCATAAAGAAGGTGTTTACACTCAGTATGCAAACCTCCATGAAAATCCAGAAGAAAAATTCTATATTCCTAATAATGTTTATATTATTGGGACGATGAACGACATTGACCGTTCTGTTGACACTTTTGATTTTGCTATGCGCCGGCGATTTACTTTCTTAGAAATAAAGGCAGAAGATTCAGCACAAAATATGCTGACTCAAGAGAAAACAAAAGAACTTATGACGCGTTTAAATGAGGCGATCGTTGCCAAAGAAAAAGGTGGATTGTCAACTGATTACCAAATTGGTGCTAGTTACTTTTTAAGTATCGATAATGGTGAGGAGACAATGGAACAATTATGGGATACTAAGTTATATCCATTATTGAAAGACTATTTTCGTGGTGAACATAAGGCGAAAGAAAAATTAGAAATACTAGAAAAGGTATACTCTAATGACGGTGATTTAGATGAAGCTGAAACCTCTACACGATAA
- a CDS encoding type I restriction endonuclease subunit R → MKISHREEAEVEEQLIRVLGEGHNQWTYRPDLKSEEDLWVNLRQKIISNNQAELNDSPLTDKEFETIKTELLLRTKTPFDAAKWLKGENGMARITIEREDPQLGSVSLILYSNQDIGGGISTYEVVHQIAKRGSNIEARDRRFDVTLLINGLPIVQIELKQVTAKDGVYQAFNQIKKYAEEGIFRNNIFSTLQLFVVSNEQTTRYFANALPKDLHPKFLFSWRTKDNKKVENLYEFCKQVLNIPDAHRLIADYTIVSEDQDNKTLMVLHPYQVHAIQALFIAANKHQSGYVWHATGSGKTLTSFVSTKLLARKSGIDRTIMLVDRKDLDNQTTTEFTKFASEFNTGISSGNAKANSLIVGTGSAKELSETLLADANANVVIITTRQKLDAALKYAKKQEEKKGTNRFQKLMGQHIVFVVDECHRALSAENMEEIKKMFPKSTWFGFTGTPIFPENRKQAKGQLARTTHDQYGEVLHTYTIKNALEDGSVLGFQVEHENTVEPTSLENKIYRKLKEVETYADYSSEQINRMIDQMESIKKESYLDPAVFEADEHIQKVIHKMFRPDNAYTKFDFRNGRPTKSAILTTSSIDMAKKYYRAIKEMTKEPDWLTREFSDQPIREGRTMEDPDFPRIAITYSLEENSRDSSAQQGEMQNIIDEYNQYYDTAWSLADIERYNGDINNRLARKRAEFKQFGKQIDLVIVVDRLLTGFDAPTIQTLFVDRNLEYAGLIQAFSRTNRTYPEKKKGLIVTFRKPATMEKNVEDATKLYSEAKEESGLIYPSYQESKKRFKQAYGKLKEVSSMESIDEHTPLEIRIEYVKAFQELNRAYESLVTYDDYNDDMVKSPTLNNQIQLLEEQIGVYETVKGSLIEEELEKEGEDFSTIEFYSENTTKLYDIDSTYIDQLLGTYAANSSDAREEIEKALAKLNKTEGVKEVYRQILNAFDVGTLDSNEDIFVIKRRYFTQASDDLIHAFSNEWFVSEKELHASNLQYLPGEDPIPNMKAIINSKDYEGYKAKHPEAKPFKYPQEMKRAWRKMLDDELIPLENELR, encoded by the coding sequence ATGAAAATTAGTCACCGTGAGGAAGCGGAAGTCGAAGAACAGTTGATCCGTGTACTTGGAGAAGGGCATAATCAGTGGACGTATCGTCCGGATCTAAAATCAGAAGAAGATCTTTGGGTTAATTTACGTCAAAAAATCATCTCAAACAATCAAGCGGAACTGAATGATTCTCCTTTGACCGATAAAGAGTTTGAAACGATCAAAACCGAATTATTGCTACGGACGAAAACCCCCTTTGATGCTGCGAAATGGTTAAAAGGTGAAAATGGAATGGCTCGGATCACAATTGAACGAGAAGATCCACAATTGGGTTCTGTCTCACTTATCCTTTATTCCAATCAAGACATTGGTGGAGGAATCTCTACTTATGAAGTGGTCCATCAAATTGCAAAACGTGGAAGTAACATAGAAGCACGGGATCGACGTTTTGACGTCACCTTATTGATCAATGGCTTACCGATTGTCCAAATCGAATTGAAACAAGTAACTGCAAAAGATGGTGTTTATCAGGCATTTAACCAAATCAAAAAATATGCAGAAGAAGGCATATTTCGGAACAATATCTTTTCGACCTTACAGTTGTTTGTGGTTTCCAATGAACAAACGACTCGGTATTTTGCAAATGCCTTACCGAAGGATTTGCATCCTAAGTTTTTATTTAGTTGGCGAACGAAAGATAATAAAAAGGTAGAAAACTTATATGAGTTTTGCAAACAAGTGCTAAATATCCCGGATGCCCATCGCTTGATTGCGGATTATACGATTGTCAGTGAAGATCAAGACAATAAAACCCTCATGGTGTTACATCCTTATCAAGTGCATGCGATTCAAGCCTTGTTTATTGCCGCAAATAAACATCAATCAGGGTATGTGTGGCATGCGACTGGTTCAGGAAAGACGTTGACTAGTTTTGTATCTACTAAGCTTTTAGCACGAAAATCGGGGATCGATCGAACGATCATGTTAGTGGACCGCAAAGATTTAGATAATCAGACCACTACAGAGTTTACGAAATTTGCTTCGGAATTTAATACTGGGATTTCTTCCGGGAACGCCAAAGCGAATAGCTTGATCGTGGGAACAGGAAGTGCCAAAGAATTAAGTGAAACCCTGTTGGCAGATGCCAATGCAAATGTTGTGATCATTACAACCCGTCAAAAGCTAGATGCGGCGTTGAAATATGCAAAGAAACAAGAAGAGAAAAAAGGAACCAATCGCTTCCAAAAATTAATGGGGCAACATATCGTGTTTGTAGTAGATGAGTGTCATCGAGCGTTAAGTGCTGAAAATATGGAAGAAATCAAAAAAATGTTTCCGAAGTCCACTTGGTTTGGCTTTACAGGTACACCGATTTTCCCTGAGAATCGGAAACAAGCCAAAGGGCAATTGGCACGTACGACCCATGATCAGTATGGAGAGGTTTTGCATACCTATACCATCAAGAATGCGCTAGAAGATGGCTCTGTTTTGGGATTTCAAGTAGAGCATGAAAACACCGTGGAGCCGACTTCACTAGAGAATAAAATCTATCGGAAATTAAAAGAAGTAGAAACATACGCAGATTATTCATCGGAACAAATCAATCGTATGATCGATCAAATGGAGTCAATCAAAAAAGAAAGTTATTTGGACCCTGCTGTTTTTGAAGCAGATGAACATATCCAAAAAGTCATCCATAAAATGTTTCGTCCAGATAATGCCTATACAAAATTTGATTTTCGAAATGGCCGTCCAACGAAATCTGCAATCTTAACCACGAGTTCCATTGACATGGCTAAAAAGTATTATCGAGCCATCAAAGAGATGACGAAAGAGCCTGATTGGTTAACAAGAGAGTTTTCAGATCAACCCATTCGTGAAGGACGAACGATGGAGGATCCTGATTTTCCACGAATCGCTATTACCTATTCATTAGAAGAAAATAGCCGAGATTCAAGCGCCCAACAAGGAGAAATGCAAAACATTATTGATGAATACAATCAGTATTATGATACTGCCTGGTCACTAGCAGACATTGAGCGTTATAACGGAGACATCAATAATCGTTTGGCACGAAAAAGAGCGGAATTCAAACAATTTGGGAAACAAATCGATTTAGTGATTGTAGTGGATCGTCTATTGACAGGTTTTGACGCACCTACGATTCAAACCCTATTTGTGGATCGTAATCTAGAGTATGCAGGATTGATTCAAGCTTTTTCACGTACGAACCGTACGTATCCTGAAAAGAAAAAAGGATTGATTGTGACGTTTCGTAAGCCAGCGACAATGGAGAAGAATGTCGAGGATGCGACAAAACTGTATTCAGAAGCAAAAGAAGAATCGGGTTTGATTTATCCAAGTTATCAGGAATCCAAAAAAAGATTCAAGCAGGCATATGGTAAGTTAAAAGAGGTTTCATCCATGGAATCCATTGATGAACATACGCCACTTGAAATCCGTATCGAGTACGTCAAAGCATTTCAAGAATTGAATCGTGCGTATGAATCGTTAGTGACTTATGACGATTACAATGATGACATGGTGAAATCTCCAACTTTGAACAATCAAATTCAACTTTTGGAAGAACAAATTGGCGTGTACGAGACCGTAAAGGGTTCATTAATAGAGGAAGAACTAGAAAAAGAGGGAGAAGATTTTTCAACGATCGAATTTTATAGTGAAAATACCACTAAGTTGTATGATATTGATTCTACTTATATTGATCAATTACTAGGAACTTATGCTGCGAATAGTTCAGATGCACGAGAAGAAATTGAAAAAGCTTTGGCTAAATTGAATAAAACAGAAGGAGTCAAAGAAGTTTACCGACAAATTTTAAATGCATTTGATGTGGGGACTTTAGATAGTAATGAAGATATCTTTGTCATTAAACGTCGCTATTTTACACAAGCAAGTGATGATTTGATTCATGCCTTTTCCAATGAGTGGTTTGTCTCTGAGAAAGAATTACATGCTTCTAATCTGCAATATCTACCAGGTGAAGATCCAATTCCTAATATGAAAGCAATTATCAACAGTAAGGATTACGAAGGATATAAAGCCAAACATCCAGAAGCCAAGCCATTTAAATACCCACAAGAAATGAAGCGAGCCTGGCGTAAAATGTTAGATGATGAGTTGATTCCACTTGAGAATGAATTGAGGTAA